In the Triticum aestivum cultivar Chinese Spring chromosome 2B, IWGSC CS RefSeq v2.1, whole genome shotgun sequence genome, TCCTCTTTGAGGATGGAGGGGCGCACTCGCAGCTGCTTAACCACTGGGTATTTGCCACGCACCCCGTCGTTCCCGTTCCCCTCGATACGACGCACAGAAAATAAATCGTACCGAGGGATAATAACAGTGTGTCTCCCGTTTACGTGTGCTCAGTTTCTAAGCCAAGTGAAAAAAACAACGATACCCTACCAGATGAATTGGGATAAGAACAGAACTAACAAAGGGATGGCGAACAGAGATGACAATTTAAAACTGAAGGAAAACAAGGACCAAGCAACAGGCAGCGCTATTCTCAGGATCAAATTGACGACGAATCCCCGAGCGACCTTAATAAGATTGAAACAAATGATCACAAGCCAGACAGTAATTAAACGGAAGTAAGGGATTGGGAATTTGCTTGCATGGTGAAGGAAACTGCAGATTCATTTCACATAGTTAGAGCATAATACATCTCTAAAACAACCATTTCATTACACTAAACACCACCCACGATACATAAACTTGCCAAGCAGAACCGAAACCTAAACAAGGGAGGATGAGGCATCCTTTTGTACAGACCCTTGGAACATCAAGCACTCCTAAGACCAGCTATCGGACCGGATCAGATCAGATCAGGCGGCGGCGACCTTGCGGGCCTTCTTGGCGGCCGGGGAGCGGACGGTCTTCGGCTTCGCCTTGGCCTTGGCAGCGGGCGACTTCTTGGCCTTGGTGACCAGCTTCTTCTTCTCGGGCGCCTTGCGCTTGGTGCCAGCGGCGGCGGTCTTCTTGGGCTTCTCGGCCGCCTTCTTCTTGGGCTTGGCGGCGTCCTTGGAGGGCTTCGCCGCGGCTTTGGGCTTGGGCGCGTCCTTCTTGGCGGCGTCGGAGAGCTTGTAGGAGGCCTTGACCTTGACGAGCTTGCCCTTGGCGGCGGAGGCGCGTAGCTGGACGGAGAGCATCTTCTTGAAGTTGGCCGGGAGAGCCTTGCCGTGCTTCTCCTCGATGTACTTGGCGATGGCGACCGAGCTGGACCCGGTCCTGTCCTTGAGCGCCGCGATCGCCTCCTTGATCATCTGCCAAGATCCAATTCAAAATCCAATCAGCCAAATCGCAATCAAAACCATTCAATCGCAGGGGAACAGAGGAGAGGTTCAGAAGCTCACCTCGAAGTAGGTCGGGTGGGCGGCTCCAGCGGCGGCCGccttgggcttggcggcggctggCTTCGGCTTCGGCGCCGCGGCGGCGGGCTTGGCGAGGGCAGGCATGGTGGCTAACTGAAGCGGAGCTCTGAAACTGAAACTGAAGCTGCGACTTGCGCGGTGTGGTCGCTTTGAGATTTCGAGAAGGAGCTCGATAGGTGGATGGATTCGAGAGGACCGGGTCGAGGCTTATTTATACATGCCGAGGGGATCGATCCGGGGTGATGGGAATGCTGCGATCTCATTGGCTGGACGGCGGTGTCGCGGATCGCGATCCACGAGAGAGGGGTCGGGCGAATCGCGGCTGTCAGATGGTGGGGAGGGGGTGGCGCGAGGATCAGTGTGCGCCGCCCAAAGCGGGAAACATATTACTACTATCTGTCAACAAAAACGCTGGATCGAGGGTCGGTGAACTCCGTGCGCGGTGGACCGGTGCGCTGGCGTGCATCCTCTGGGTTGGGGGCTGTATCCACTCCCCGGTGTTCCGTGGAACGGGTGTAGGGGGGACAGTGAGAGGCTGTTGATTTGCCGTGGTTTCAGGCGGGTTGCCAATCTGGATACGGGTGTACGTGTGCTATTCGAGAGCTTTCGGGTTTGGTCCATTTTTTCTCTCTTTACGGATAGCTTTCGAACTGAGTATTGCTGTGCACAGTTCCGAGTTTTTTTTATACAAGATGTATGGCGGAATGTTGCAAGTTTTGATCGACTTTAAATCATGTTTGATAGTGATGATCTCATACGACATCAAATTGGAGCAAATTGGTGCCCGGCTCCAATTTGATTGAAACCACGATTGTGGCACCAAGCTCATAGTTAGGCCTCCTGATTCAAAAATAACTCAAATTCTCAAATTCTCAAATTCTTGTAGATTTTGGAACTTTCTTATGAGGGCCTTGTATTGTACTACTGGTAGTATATTGCGTCATGATATGTTTCTCTTTATGAAATCTATACATATATTAAAGGACAACACGTTTCTTCGgttgtttggacttcgtttggtattgattttccgaaaagcaaaaaacagcaactgacaccgGGCATTGAGTTAACAGGTTAGACTAAAAAATAGCATAATAAAACATATAAAGCATtaaagatagataatataatagcatgaaacaataaaatattattgatacgttggcgacgtatcagCATCTCAAACTTAATTTTTATTCGtcggtaggtaaatgataaaaacagaattttttatgttgaatgctacctagcatgtttatcatgtaatctcttTACAGTATAAATTTTGAGAAACGATGAAGTAATTGATGAGTATAAGAAACATAATcattatttttttcaaaatatacTATGCACAATGAATGTTAATCCTACTCATTTTATCATGTTAGCTTGACATGACTACGTCTTCACCGAATAAGAATAAATCATGAGCACCCGGTGTCAAACCAGACAATTTGATTGTACTTCTAACGCGCTTTAGCATTTTTAACTCCACTCAATATGTGAGCGTGAGCTATTAAAATAGCACTATAGGTAAACAGTTctagtatggttggctgatgcaaacaagcaattgaacagatgtgtgagcaaatcttacatattaagaaaagaagcaaagaaggaggcttaaagaccatcacttgactgaccagatttaatgggcatttaaacatcatatgcaacagatgaactaacataaacattgcatattccagattttacaatggaatgcacatgtattaggcaTGTATGATGATGCCATAATGtatagatagcaggcaggagtgattcatcattgcacgcacaattgaattgcaggttaagggccagttcgattccgccttttcaggacttattgtcaaaataagccataaaagatgtaaagaagtcattttttagttatgggcttgggcttaactaattttgctttggaggggggtgtttcgggtagaacctgactaaaaattgaagggaaggggaatagtgaaatgactccgctgtctgcctatattacactcaaaatgcaactattGACGatcgtgtcacacctgaccctcaagtaaaaacaaacacgcaagtgttcgttgccctgcccgcttgcatctcctctcccctttccctttacctcgatcccctgcctgcagcactagggttcctccagcgagccgtcgccactggtcccatctggcctggtcctcgacgatgctatgtccagctaggctacatggccggtgggtaggggcaaatctccctggctgctcctccctctggcgccgcccctcattctcatggtctccagcagctgctccactgtggttcgtccaacgcactactccggcgggcgctgcacaactacgactgatgccacactgcgggagaaggcaccttattccccctcccctcctcccaggccatggacttgaggtgttgttgaaggatgagctcatccaacaaggtgaggatctcctctaattttttgccaaattttcattctgatccactatacgatgaattgctatgagctgcttctgttgctgctatatgatgcattgctatgagctgctcctgctgctgttatatgatgaattgctatgagctgctgctgctatataatgaattgctatgagatgttgctgctgctatatgatgaattgctatgagctgctgctgctatatgatgagttgctataagctgctcctgctgctgctatatgatgaattgctataagctgctcctgctgctgctatatgatgaattgctataagctgctcctgctgctgctatatgatgaattgctatgagctgctcctgctgctgctatatgatgaattgctatgagctgctcctgctgctgctatatgatgaattgctatgagttgctgctggtatatgatgaattgcagactgctgctgctgtatgatgagttgctatgagctattATTGCTgttatatgatgctttcaggtggtgctgctatatgataataaccagccacttggaccattgaatttcaataaataattgttcttcatttaaatatgggtcatgcgttcttcgtttaaattaggcaatgggatctctatgaaaaacattgaccaaagtagattgtgccaagtagatggtatctttgtatttgcattttgagcaaaatagtgatggtcagttttcctatcatattaattactgcagtgggttcaatttgtgatgtttgcaagtcaaattaattttcatatgggcagcaaaatgaaaaaaatataatgcaatctagactttccactgatcataccaaagataagctgaaaacgcaatgaaaagaactggttggcttattacatggagcttatattcacatgtgcttattttcttaggataactcataataactgtccctaagaaacttggctaatagaactgacatacaaataacatgtcacgatgattgcaatggaggagtgacgtaccatagcacactgtataggctcgccgatgcctctccttttttttgcgatgttccatgaaattgccacatacatcttgtactttttcattgtgtaaccctatctgcaagttgacacggctaatttcagacatctctacatgatactacattgcatatcccttgcgcatatttaaaacaccaattaacgattgtgtgcgtaccataaactagccatgactctgtatgctggactagcaggcactctaagggagcctaacgtagtgcactggaattcctacatgccaccaaGGATTTTGTTTAATGtattgcccctgttcctaaatatatgtctttgtagagattccagtatggaccacataaagatgtatatagatgcatttttgagtgtagattcactcattttgctccgtatgtagcctatagtggaatctctagaaagacttatatttaggaacggaggtatgaggtagtatcatgtatgacatctaacatatctaatttagcagccaatagtagaaatcattgtctgcacaaaggtattattggtcgaaaatcctagcaaagcacgctggcaggcacagaacaatacaagagagagagagacacttacaagatcatagcaatgcctcagtccaggatcttggttggccaagctgttagatccagaagaaacatcgtccttgtagtttttgccagttgcataacaggtaacagcgaccggttagtatatttgaagtacatcaggcaggtgatgctggacgggtttaaaggtgacaagtacctaggccgtggcgggtgcttggcatctctctagacggtgggaatcaggttagaaacgtcaagggtgatgacgctgcgctggctgtcggggttcggtaaggagatctagaaccgtcgagtaagGTGTttatggagcggctccggtagggtggactacggtgtgggcgaagcggatctatggccgtggacgagggcgtaggtgaagctgctccggtgtttgggttaaggatggtgtcgacgacgcggatctgcggccgtggacggggcgtcagaagctgctccggtggttgggttaaggatggtgtctaTGATGCGGATCTGCAGCCATGGAcggggtgtcagaagctgctccggtaggttggatgagggtgcgaggaagcggatctgaggccgtggacttgtgagttggcaaagcggccccggtagggttgagaatggtataggcgaagctactccggtagggttgacgatggtgtcggcgaagcggctctggtagggttgaggaaggtgtcggcgaagcggctctggtagggttgaggaaggtgtggGCGAataggatcagaggccgtcgacgggggcgtcggtggggcggctccggggggtgtggatgaagcttctccgatggggagtatgaatgagccgctgcagatgcgcggcggttgacgaaaGTACCAGCGAAGTAGATCCGGCgccatggacaaggccgacactgaatgggctgtggtacactggtggatgagtagtctagttgtttctaggggaggtgggaggggtagatgcgaccgcagaagcagatccggcgaggtggacgccgctagcagtgaatgggctatggtacgctagtggatgagcagtctagggtttcaagaggggaggggagaaagggcgatgaagtatggatggcgtgatgtaagatgctctggtgctgtggagttagtcgtttttgcgggaggggagaggaaatgggggtgccgtgtagtggggggattCGGGGGaacggaagttaccaaagcagccccgacctatcatgtagatgagggcgatattgtaactgttggtctccgtgcaccaaggacaaaaggggaatttcgcatgctaaagactaaggtggcggaaattttagaagg is a window encoding:
- the LOC123046248 gene encoding histone H1-like — translated: MPALAKPAAAAPKPKPAAAKPKAAAAGAAHPTYFEMIKEAIAALKDRTGSSSVAIAKYIEEKHGKALPANFKKMLSVQLRASAAKGKLVKVKASYKLSDAAKKDAPKPKAAAKPSKDAAKPKKKAAEKPKKTAAAGTKRKAPEKKKLVTKAKKSPAAKAKAKPKTVRSPAAKKARKVAAA